The proteins below are encoded in one region of Ereboglobus luteus:
- a CDS encoding OmpH family outer membrane protein — MKTSIKAFIALIAFGSSALFVQAQALKVGTVDRAKAMAGYYKTQEEEAKIQAYGQSAQQDFEKRLNEGKAMASQFQSLQESLKNPVLSDTAKKAAEADAQRLLGDLQKKEQELAEFRQQADRFIQQGVATTRQALLVEINEVAANIAKKKGITLLVDRGVLVYTDEAYDITEEVLTELNKNKPATPATGTSAVPPVGLPK, encoded by the coding sequence ATGAAAACATCCATCAAAGCATTCATTGCATTAATTGCCTTCGGTTCTTCCGCACTTTTCGTTCAGGCTCAAGCGCTCAAGGTCGGCACGGTTGATCGTGCCAAGGCCATGGCTGGCTATTACAAGACGCAAGAGGAGGAGGCCAAGATTCAAGCCTATGGCCAAAGTGCCCAACAGGACTTTGAAAAACGCCTCAACGAAGGCAAAGCCATGGCGAGCCAATTCCAAAGCCTTCAGGAATCCCTAAAGAATCCTGTCCTCAGCGACACCGCTAAGAAAGCTGCCGAAGCTGACGCCCAGCGACTTCTCGGCGACCTTCAGAAGAAAGAGCAGGAGTTGGCTGAATTCCGCCAGCAAGCAGATCGTTTCATCCAGCAAGGAGTTGCCACCACTCGTCAGGCTCTCCTCGTGGAAATCAACGAAGTTGCGGCCAACATCGCCAAAAAGAAAGGTATTACCCTTCTCGTTGATCGCGGTGTTTTGGTTTATACTGACGAAGCTTACGACATCACCGAGGAAGTGCTCACCGAGCTTAACAAGAACAAACCCGCCACTCCCGCTACCGGCACCAGCGCGGTTCCTCCCGTCGGTCTTCCCAAATAA